The following coding sequences are from one Leptolyngbya sp. NIES-3755 window:
- a CDS encoding sulfate transport system substrate-binding protein (similar to AA sequence:cyanobase_aa:LBDG_05960), with translation MKFWRYDALESVVRAFQSILNPRSARKFLSLFVIGATLSLTIAACSSGDNASTPTAGGGASPVANQAKDVELTLVGYAIPKAAHDAIIPKFVEQWKREKGQNVTFKQSYGGSGSQTRAIIDGLEADVAHLALAADTGKLVKAGLVNADWDTKTPNNGTVAKTVAAIVVRPGNPKNIRTFEDLTRDDVKWVTADPKTSGGARWNYLVLWNDALRRNNNDEAKAKEFVARAYRNVAVLAKDARESTDAFSKQGQGDALINYENEVILAQQKGEKLEYVVPQTNISIDTPVSLIDKNVDRHGTREVAEAFVKFLFTPEAQAEFLKLGFRPLDEAAASANKAVVEKLPPVKTLASIKDFGGWDEVQKKFFEDGGVFDQTLAAAKQ, from the coding sequence ATGAAGTTTTGGCGCTACGATGCTTTGGAGTCAGTTGTCCGAGCATTTCAATCCATATTAAATCCCAGATCAGCTAGGAAATTTTTGTCCCTGTTTGTGATTGGAGCGACACTGAGTTTAACGATCGCAGCCTGTAGCAGTGGTGACAACGCTTCAACGCCCACCGCTGGAGGAGGAGCCAGCCCAGTTGCCAATCAAGCCAAAGATGTGGAATTAACGCTCGTCGGTTATGCCATTCCGAAAGCGGCTCATGATGCGATCATTCCCAAGTTCGTTGAGCAGTGGAAGAGAGAGAAGGGTCAAAACGTTACCTTCAAGCAAAGCTACGGCGGCTCTGGATCTCAAACTCGTGCGATCATTGATGGATTAGAAGCGGATGTGGCTCACCTTGCACTGGCAGCCGACACTGGAAAACTGGTAAAAGCTGGGCTGGTAAATGCAGACTGGGATACGAAAACCCCCAACAATGGAACAGTTGCGAAAACCGTTGCCGCGATCGTCGTTCGTCCAGGTAATCCCAAAAATATTAGAACCTTTGAAGATCTGACTCGCGATGATGTGAAATGGGTCACGGCTGATCCAAAGACTTCTGGTGGCGCACGTTGGAACTATCTTGTTTTGTGGAATGATGCGCTCAGACGCAACAATAACGACGAAGCAAAAGCTAAAGAATTTGTGGCTAGAGCTTACAGAAATGTTGCAGTTCTCGCCAAAGATGCTCGTGAATCGACTGATGCGTTTTCTAAACAAGGTCAGGGTGATGCACTGATTAACTATGAAAACGAAGTGATCTTGGCACAGCAGAAAGGCGAAAAGCTGGAGTATGTTGTTCCACAGACGAATATTTCGATCGATACTCCAGTTTCGCTGATTGATAAGAACGTCGATCGACACGGAACTCGCGAAGTTGCAGAAGCGTTTGTGAAGTTCTTGTTCACGCCAGAAGCGCAGGCGGAATTTCTCAAACTGGGCTTCCGTCCTTTAGATGAAGCTGCCGCATCTGCAAACAAAGCGGTCGTTGAGAAGCTACCTCCGGTGAAGACATTGGCATCGATCAAAGATTTCGGTGGCTGGGACGAAGTGCAGAAGAAATTCTTTGAAGATGGTGGCGTGTTTGATCAAACATTAGCGGCTGCAAAACAGTAG
- a CDS encoding hypothetical protein (similar to AA sequence:cyanobase_aa:LBDG_06140): MTFNRYQPLNRIRLRLEIPASSYQDPILSRLVSDFKLVVNITAAQLHQTLESYCDVELQGTPQQINQGLSYLRSINVRLTGKPNAAEDDWY, encoded by the coding sequence ATGACATTCAATCGATATCAACCTTTAAATCGCATTCGGCTACGCTTAGAAATTCCAGCTTCTTCGTACCAAGATCCGATTCTGTCTCGATTAGTGTCAGATTTTAAGCTAGTGGTGAACATTACAGCCGCACAACTGCATCAAACGCTTGAGAGTTATTGTGATGTTGAACTTCAAGGAACACCGCAGCAGATTAATCAAGGATTGAGCTATCTTCGATCGATAAACGTTCGGTTGACGGGGAAGCCCAATGCCGCAGAAGATGATTGGTACTAA
- a CDS encoding PA-phosphatase-like phosphoesterase (similar to AA sequence:cyanobase_aa:LBDG_05870) has product MTKAFLRFFRQLLEARWQTLLLLFLGVVLPLIVVEQFTVIIQHQGTFAWDRTILLAIHGTAQPILDRIATTITPLGVFYGVFPVTTVISIGLLYQQKWRSLTYLLVTLLGSALINRTAKVWLHRDRPAFWDSLTPHTDFSFPSGHAMSSMSLVAALVILTWGTRWYQWTSTIGSIFVLSIAWTRLYLGVHYPSDILAGWLISLSWAIGVSLVIRPDLQSSQETALLPDELQSTSH; this is encoded by the coding sequence ATGACAAAAGCATTCCTACGATTTTTTCGGCAACTTCTAGAGGCTCGGTGGCAGACATTACTCCTATTATTCCTGGGTGTTGTACTGCCGCTAATTGTTGTAGAACAGTTCACTGTCATCATTCAACATCAAGGAACTTTTGCTTGGGATCGGACAATTCTGCTGGCAATTCATGGAACGGCTCAGCCGATTCTCGATCGCATTGCCACGACGATTACGCCCTTGGGTGTGTTCTATGGCGTTTTTCCCGTTACAACCGTGATTTCGATTGGATTGCTCTATCAGCAAAAATGGCGATCGCTCACTTACTTATTAGTGACGCTGCTAGGAAGTGCTTTGATCAATCGGACTGCTAAAGTTTGGTTGCATCGCGATCGACCTGCATTTTGGGATTCGCTCACACCGCATACTGACTTCTCATTTCCGAGTGGTCATGCCATGTCGAGTATGTCACTGGTTGCAGCTTTAGTAATTTTGACTTGGGGAACTCGCTGGTATCAGTGGACGAGCACGATCGGCAGCATTTTTGTTTTATCGATCGCTTGGACTCGTCTGTATCTGGGTGTTCATTATCCGAGCGATATCTTAGCAGGTTGGCTGATTTCCTTATCTTGGGCAATTGGAGTAAGCTTAGTCATCCGTCCTGATCTGCAATCGTCCCAAGAAACCGCGCTGTTACCTGACGAACTACAATCCACTTCGCATTAG
- a CDS encoding hypothetical protein (hypothetical protein MicvaDRAFT_4576;~similar to AA sequence:cyanobase_aa:LBDG_05910) encodes MKELETEQAATGRWIERVSLKKVRGWLLFAIGWLLSPLCWWNDLIFNLPVAYGFGYLCSLFSPQWIVPGTIVGYWFSNLIGILLMQAGAIDVFQPQERNLKKELFWGVVSSTVFTIAIVLLLQFKILDLPVLDASLPVGGQ; translated from the coding sequence ATGAAAGAGTTGGAAACAGAGCAAGCTGCAACAGGGCGATGGATAGAGAGGGTGTCTCTTAAGAAAGTTCGCGGATGGCTATTATTCGCGATCGGGTGGTTGCTTTCGCCGCTGTGCTGGTGGAATGATTTGATCTTCAATCTGCCTGTCGCGTATGGATTTGGCTATCTGTGCAGCTTGTTCTCGCCTCAGTGGATCGTTCCGGGCACGATCGTAGGGTATTGGTTCTCGAACTTGATTGGGATTCTGCTGATGCAGGCAGGCGCGATCGATGTGTTTCAGCCTCAAGAACGGAATCTTAAGAAAGAACTGTTCTGGGGTGTTGTTTCTTCTACCGTTTTTACGATCGCGATCGTCCTACTCCTTCAATTCAAGATTCTTGATCTCCCAGTGCTTGATGCTTCTCTGCCGGTTGGAGGTCAATAG
- a CDS encoding hypothetical protein (hypothetical protein MicvaDRAFT_4328;~similar to AA sequence:cyanobase_aa:LBDG_05850), which yields MKRFLIAFVMLLQFTIAFPVLADPPKFTTLPEYAEVTTAIADLLNAKSDPDASELSPVEIEQKLGVLNLEKYILETASEWSQCSNETGKTIAIYAHKAKKTALPSSLYYLATGETTSDDWNCDGIYLPTGAKLAGQPERTEPIALQFISGTQLVATTNANGEIELNVPPAKTLTASAETALPIPNLTLASVETTAPNAPIED from the coding sequence ATGAAACGATTTTTAATTGCATTCGTCATGTTGCTTCAGTTTACGATCGCATTTCCAGTTCTCGCCGATCCGCCCAAGTTCACGACCTTGCCAGAATATGCTGAAGTGACCACTGCGATCGCGGATTTACTCAATGCGAAGTCTGATCCCGACGCTTCAGAACTCAGTCCAGTCGAAATCGAACAAAAGCTTGGGGTGCTGAATTTAGAGAAGTACATTTTAGAAACGGCTTCTGAATGGTCGCAGTGCAGCAATGAAACCGGAAAGACGATCGCGATCTATGCCCACAAAGCGAAGAAAACGGCGTTACCGAGTAGCTTATACTATCTAGCAACCGGAGAGACGACCAGTGATGATTGGAACTGTGATGGCATCTACTTACCCACAGGTGCAAAACTCGCCGGACAACCAGAGCGAACCGAACCGATCGCGCTTCAATTCATCAGCGGAACTCAGTTAGTTGCGACAACGAATGCAAACGGTGAGATTGAATTAAATGTGCCCCCTGCAAAGACACTCACCGCATCGGCTGAAACTGCTTTACCGATTCCGAATCTAACTTTAGCTAGTGTTGAAACCACGGCTCCAAATGCTCCAATCGAAGATTAG
- a CDS encoding sulfate ABC transporter, inner membrane subunit CysW (similar to AA sequence:cyanobase_aa:LBDG_37440), with product MAMIASPSQDGKKVAWVPIVLITISIAFLALIIYIPAINVFYQAFRKGIGPFLANTRQPNFLVAVRLTIALAAISVPLNTIFGLCAALALSRKQFRGRTLLLSLIDLPFAISPVVAGLMLVLLYGRNGWFGPLLEGTDVRIIFAFPGMVLATMFVSLPFVAREVIPVLDEIGPEQEEAASTLGANAWQTFWRVTLPSIRWGLLYGLILTNARAMGEFGAVSVVSGNVAGKTQSLPLFVEEEYKQYATESAYSAAVLLALLAVVTLVVKQIMERKTRISDE from the coding sequence ATGGCAATGATCGCTTCTCCCTCTCAAGACGGTAAAAAGGTTGCATGGGTTCCGATCGTATTAATTACAATCTCGATCGCGTTTCTTGCACTGATCATTTACATTCCTGCCATCAATGTCTTTTACCAGGCATTTAGAAAAGGAATCGGTCCGTTTCTGGCAAACACACGACAGCCGAATTTTTTGGTCGCGGTGAGATTAACGATCGCACTTGCCGCAATCTCGGTTCCACTTAATACTATTTTTGGATTATGTGCAGCATTGGCACTGTCACGGAAACAGTTTCGGGGACGAACTCTACTTCTGAGTTTGATTGATTTACCGTTTGCAATTTCGCCTGTGGTCGCGGGTTTGATGCTCGTGCTCTTATACGGTCGTAATGGTTGGTTCGGTCCATTGCTAGAAGGAACTGATGTCAGAATTATCTTTGCATTCCCAGGGATGGTACTAGCAACCATGTTTGTCAGCTTGCCTTTTGTGGCGCGAGAAGTGATTCCAGTGTTGGATGAGATTGGTCCAGAGCAGGAAGAAGCCGCGAGCACATTAGGCGCAAATGCTTGGCAAACTTTCTGGCGAGTGACATTGCCGAGTATTCGGTGGGGATTGCTCTACGGATTGATTCTAACGAATGCGAGAGCAATGGGTGAATTCGGTGCGGTTTCGGTTGTATCGGGTAATGTGGCTGGAAAAACTCAGAGTTTGCCGCTGTTTGTGGAAGAAGAGTACAAACAATATGCGACTGAATCAGCTTATTCGGCTGCGGTGTTGTTGGCACTTTTAGCGGTTGTGACGCTGGTGGTTAAGCAGATCATGGAACGTAAAACTCGGATTAGTGATGAGTGA
- a CDS encoding BadM/Rrf2 family transcriptional regulator (similar to AA sequence:cyanobase_aa:LBDG_05920), whose translation MQANSQVCTVLELSAKVEYTLLALLELASHQNKPYPLTSAAINEKHHIPERYLEQILAILRRGGLVRSLRGSRGGFVLAREPHEITLLEIITLMDGERKQRSLENTPTIEREIIYKVWDENNLRSQEFLGSITLSNLRQQRDARIESHPMYYI comes from the coding sequence ATGCAAGCAAATTCCCAGGTTTGTACGGTCTTAGAACTTTCTGCCAAAGTAGAATACACGTTACTGGCGCTTCTAGAATTAGCCAGTCATCAGAATAAGCCTTACCCGCTGACCTCTGCTGCGATTAACGAGAAGCATCACATTCCAGAGCGGTATCTTGAACAAATTTTGGCGATTTTGCGGCGGGGCGGTTTAGTTCGCAGTCTTCGCGGATCGAGAGGTGGTTTTGTTCTCGCACGTGAACCCCATGAAATCACATTATTGGAAATTATCACGCTGATGGACGGTGAGCGGAAGCAGCGGAGCTTGGAGAATACACCGACGATCGAGCGCGAAATTATTTACAAGGTTTGGGATGAAAACAATTTGCGATCGCAAGAATTTCTCGGCTCAATTACGCTCAGTAATCTCCGCCAGCAGAGAGATGCACGGATAGAATCGCATCCAATGTACTATATTTAA
- a CDS encoding creatininase subfamily protein (similar to AA sequence:cyanobase_aa:LBDG_13690) translates to MMHGFIPSDRYFPYLSWTDIESMPDKENVVIVQPIGAIEQHGAHLPLAVDSAISVAVLGKALDRLDANIPAYSLPPLYYGKSNEHWHFPGTITLSTQTLLAVLMEVAESIYRAGFRKLVFMNSHGGQPQILEIAARDLHQQYEDFAIFPLFTWKVPTVGSIAKELFTSKELELGIHAGDVETSLLLSILPDHVKMERAKAEYPLGEPQAGVLSMEGALPFAWMTRDLSSSGVLGDPTTATKEKGDRILTALVEGWTQVLNDVYQFSLPTAWKCK, encoded by the coding sequence ATGATGCACGGCTTTATTCCCAGCGATCGCTATTTTCCCTATCTCAGTTGGACAGATATCGAATCGATGCCCGACAAAGAGAATGTTGTGATTGTGCAGCCGATTGGCGCGATCGAACAACATGGCGCACATTTACCTTTAGCAGTCGATTCTGCGATTAGTGTTGCTGTTTTGGGGAAAGCCCTCGATCGACTTGATGCGAACATTCCAGCCTATTCTTTGCCACCTTTGTACTACGGCAAATCAAACGAACATTGGCACTTTCCTGGAACCATCACACTCAGCACTCAAACGTTGTTAGCGGTTTTGATGGAAGTAGCGGAAAGCATTTACCGGGCTGGATTTCGCAAACTTGTATTCATGAATTCTCATGGGGGACAGCCTCAGATTCTTGAAATTGCCGCACGAGATTTGCACCAACAATACGAAGATTTTGCTATCTTTCCGCTGTTTACTTGGAAAGTCCCGACGGTTGGCTCGATCGCAAAAGAACTGTTCACGTCAAAAGAACTCGAACTCGGTATCCATGCAGGAGATGTTGAGACAAGTTTGCTACTTTCGATTCTGCCTGATCACGTAAAGATGGAACGGGCGAAGGCGGAGTATCCACTCGGTGAACCGCAGGCGGGAGTTTTGAGTATGGAAGGTGCGTTGCCGTTTGCTTGGATGACTCGTGATTTAAGCAGCAGCGGAGTTCTAGGCGATCCTACAACGGCAACTAAGGAAAAAGGCGATCGTATTCTTACCGCGCTGGTCGAAGGTTGGACTCAAGTTCTAAATGATGTTTATCAATTTTCATTACCAACTGCGTGGAAGTGTAAATAA
- a CDS encoding hypothetical protein (similar to AA sequence:cyanobase_aa:LBDG_05880) encodes MNILEFSLLVWFGSFVAGFLGALTGLGGGVVLVPLLTSVFGIDIRYAIGASLVSVIATSSGAASTYIKQGFANLRIGMFLEVATVIGALIGALIATFVSVKMLAIVLAMTLLYSAYLAQQPRSEFCDTEPGDPLAAQLHLNGSCPTPNGAIAYEAHSVSTGFSIMVLAGALSGLLGIGSGGFKVLAMDQAMKLPFKVSTTTSNFMIGVTAAASAGVYLARGYIDPGLSMPVMLGVFPGALLGAKVLIGAKTQLLRILFSLVLVVMALKMVYNSLVGAM; translated from the coding sequence TTGAATATCCTAGAGTTTTCGCTGTTAGTTTGGTTTGGATCATTCGTTGCAGGCTTCTTGGGAGCACTGACTGGATTGGGTGGGGGTGTCGTTCTCGTACCGCTGCTGACTTCAGTGTTTGGGATTGATATTCGATATGCGATCGGGGCTTCTCTAGTTTCTGTGATTGCCACTTCTTCAGGAGCCGCATCCACTTACATTAAACAAGGATTTGCCAATCTCCGAATTGGAATGTTTCTCGAAGTTGCAACGGTGATCGGGGCTTTGATTGGTGCGCTGATTGCGACGTTTGTATCGGTGAAAATGTTAGCGATCGTTCTTGCGATGACCTTGTTGTATTCCGCTTATCTAGCTCAACAACCGCGATCGGAGTTTTGCGATACAGAACCAGGCGATCCATTAGCAGCACAATTGCATCTAAATGGATCTTGTCCAACTCCGAATGGTGCGATCGCGTATGAGGCTCATTCTGTTTCAACCGGATTTAGCATTATGGTGCTGGCGGGTGCATTGTCTGGATTGTTAGGAATTGGATCAGGTGGATTCAAAGTCTTAGCAATGGATCAAGCCATGAAACTCCCATTCAAAGTTTCGACCACAACGAGCAATTTTATGATCGGTGTTACTGCTGCGGCTTCTGCGGGAGTCTATCTTGCACGAGGTTACATTGATCCAGGACTATCGATGCCTGTGATGCTTGGAGTGTTTCCAGGTGCATTACTTGGAGCAAAAGTTTTAATCGGCGCGAAAACTCAACTGTTACGAATTTTATTTAGCTTAGTTCTCGTCGTGATGGCGCTTAAAATGGTTTATAACAGCCTCGTGGGAGCAATGTAG
- a CDS encoding sulfate ABC transporter permease (similar to AA sequence:cyanobase_aa:LBDG_37430) — MVTASSTESEKVSVGKMFVRSITQAPWTWRIMLTYLTIMLFIPVIAMLLKASTVGFARFWQIATSPIALATYDITFTTSLVAALINGVFGTLIAWVLVRYDFPLKRFIDASVDLPFALPTAVAGLTLATVYSENGWIGSLLAPFGIKVAFTRLGVGIAMIFISLPFVIRTVQPVLAEMEKEIEEAAWSLGASEWQTFRYVILPPLLPAILTGVALGFSRAVGEYGSTVIIASNTPFRDLIAPVLIFQRLEQYDYAGATVIGVVLLGISLVMLLGLNLLQAWGRRYDTSSSTRRVGH; from the coding sequence ATGGTGACGGCTAGTTCTACGGAATCAGAGAAAGTTTCGGTTGGGAAAATGTTTGTGAGGTCGATCACGCAAGCGCCTTGGACTTGGCGAATTATGCTGACGTATCTCACGATTATGCTGTTTATCCCTGTGATTGCGATGTTGTTAAAGGCATCGACCGTGGGATTTGCGCGATTTTGGCAGATTGCGACAAGCCCGATCGCGCTTGCAACGTATGACATTACGTTTACGACTTCATTAGTTGCTGCTTTGATCAATGGTGTGTTTGGAACTTTGATTGCTTGGGTGCTGGTTCGCTATGACTTTCCCCTAAAGCGATTCATTGATGCTTCGGTTGATTTACCATTTGCACTACCAACAGCGGTCGCAGGTCTGACCCTTGCAACGGTTTACAGTGAAAACGGTTGGATTGGTTCGCTGCTTGCACCCTTTGGAATTAAAGTTGCCTTTACTCGATTGGGTGTTGGAATTGCGATGATTTTCATCTCGTTGCCATTTGTAATTCGGACCGTTCAACCTGTGTTAGCTGAGATGGAAAAAGAAATCGAGGAAGCGGCTTGGAGCTTGGGCGCATCAGAGTGGCAAACGTTTCGATATGTGATTTTACCGCCATTGTTGCCAGCGATTTTGACTGGAGTAGCATTAGGATTTTCGCGGGCAGTCGGTGAATATGGCTCAACGGTGATTATTGCTTCAAATACACCGTTTAGAGATTTGATTGCTCCTGTACTGATTTTTCAACGCTTGGAACAGTATGACTATGCAGGCGCGACTGTGATTGGAGTTGTATTGTTAGGAATTTCTCTTGTGATGCTGTTGGGCTTGAACCTGTTGCAAGCTTGGGGTAGACGCTACGACACCAGTTCATCAACTCGACGAGTAGGACATTAA
- a CDS encoding hypothetical protein (similar to AA sequence:cyanobase_aa:LBDG_05890), with protein MYQEAESRTSAIEPQPIVPSHEAQLEQSIRNLLTYGVWLSSMIVLIGGILYLMRHGNEPVDYRVFRGEPALYRSPTGIITAMLTGHRRGIIQFGLLILIATPIVRVIVSFISFLRWRDFTYTAITAIVLSGLIYSFIGAYL; from the coding sequence ATGTATCAAGAAGCAGAATCTAGAACTTCCGCGATCGAGCCTCAGCCGATTGTTCCCTCCCACGAAGCTCAATTAGAACAATCCATTCGCAATCTACTAACATACGGAGTTTGGCTATCCAGCATGATTGTGCTGATCGGAGGCATCCTCTATCTGATGCGTCATGGAAACGAACCTGTGGATTATCGAGTGTTTCGGGGCGAACCTGCACTTTATCGATCGCCCACAGGAATCATCACTGCAATGCTCACAGGTCATCGTCGCGGCATCATTCAGTTTGGATTGCTGATTTTGATTGCAACCCCGATCGTGCGAGTGATTGTTTCATTTATCTCGTTTCTTCGCTGGCGTGACTTTACCTACACTGCGATTACTGCGATCGTGCTTTCTGGCTTGATTTATAGCTTTATTGGTGCGTACCTCTGA
- a CDS encoding hypothetical protein (hypothetical protein Npun_R5414;~similar to AA sequence:cyanobase_aa:LBDG_05900), whose protein sequence is MDDYVLLSALSFVVGIVVGLTGIGGASLITPILVFVFQVPASVAVSSDVVAATLMKVVGGVKHWRQQTIDCSVVKWLALGSVPGSLCGVTLLHRLRNIESVNLDGLLLHLIGYAILLVTVTALAQLLVMSIAPEWKLPSPPKLDLGTVSGRVSSIVIGAVLGLIVGLTSVSSGSMFALVLIIFFQLDARKLVGTDLAQAALLLVFTSIGHLTLGTVDWSLVIPIWIGSVPGVLIGSRICKLIPQRPLRFSIYLLLVMVSWKLAHTA, encoded by the coding sequence ATGGATGATTATGTACTGCTCTCAGCTCTGAGCTTTGTGGTTGGAATTGTGGTGGGATTAACTGGGATTGGCGGCGCATCATTGATTACACCGATATTAGTGTTTGTGTTTCAAGTGCCTGCTTCTGTCGCCGTTAGTTCTGATGTGGTGGCAGCAACTTTGATGAAGGTCGTGGGCGGTGTAAAACATTGGAGACAGCAAACGATCGATTGTTCAGTGGTGAAGTGGTTAGCTTTGGGCAGTGTTCCAGGTTCGCTGTGTGGTGTGACATTACTTCATCGATTGCGGAATATTGAAAGTGTGAATTTAGATGGCTTATTGTTGCATCTGATTGGATATGCAATTTTATTGGTGACAGTTACGGCTCTGGCGCAATTGTTAGTGATGTCGATCGCGCCTGAATGGAAATTGCCCTCGCCACCCAAGCTAGATTTGGGAACGGTTAGCGGTCGGGTTAGCTCGATCGTGATTGGTGCAGTTCTGGGTTTGATTGTGGGATTAACTAGCGTTTCTTCAGGGTCTATGTTCGCGCTAGTACTGATCATTTTCTTTCAGCTTGATGCTCGAAAATTAGTTGGAACTGATTTAGCGCAGGCAGCACTTTTGTTAGTGTTTACGTCGATCGGGCATTTGACTTTAGGAACAGTGGACTGGAGTTTAGTGATTCCAATTTGGATTGGTTCTGTGCCGGGAGTATTGATCGGATCAAGAATTTGTAAGTTAATTCCGCAACGTCCACTGAGGTTTAGTATCTATCTATTATTAGTGATGGTGAGTTGGAAGTTAGCACACACCGCTTAG
- a CDS encoding hypothetical protein (similar to AA sequence:cyanobase_aa:LBDG_06120) — protein sequence MKSQIKSLNVPKKNNQDSQIAFNLILVLLCLALLSSFFAIVNAGERGVLMRFGAVQETVLSEGIHPIVPIVYTVEKLSVRIQSQEISAEASSKDLQDVYADVALNWHIVPTEVHLLYQDIGNKQAVIERIISPAVEEVLKAVMAKYTAEAIITERGTVKAEVDRALTERLQPYHIAVDDLSLVHIKFSERFREAVEAKQVAEQQAKQAEFVALRAVREAEAIANRARGEATAQQLLRDSLTPELLQRQAIDKWNGNLPFIVGGEGTKLLDLKHLIETSQRVSLSTP from the coding sequence ATGAAGTCTCAGATTAAATCTTTGAACGTGCCGAAAAAGAACAATCAAGATTCTCAAATTGCTTTTAATCTCATTTTGGTGTTGCTCTGTTTGGCGTTGCTGTCGAGCTTTTTTGCGATCGTCAATGCTGGAGAGCGCGGCGTTTTGATGCGATTCGGTGCAGTGCAAGAAACTGTTCTATCTGAAGGGATTCATCCGATCGTTCCGATTGTTTACACTGTTGAAAAGCTAAGTGTTCGCATCCAAAGTCAAGAAATCTCAGCAGAAGCATCCTCAAAAGATTTGCAAGATGTCTATGCGGATGTTGCTCTGAATTGGCACATTGTTCCTACAGAAGTTCATTTGCTCTATCAGGACATTGGTAATAAGCAAGCCGTGATTGAGCGAATTATTAGTCCTGCGGTCGAAGAAGTCCTTAAAGCAGTGATGGCGAAGTATACAGCAGAAGCAATCATTACAGAGCGGGGAACTGTCAAAGCAGAAGTCGATCGAGCATTGACCGAACGATTACAGCCGTATCATATTGCAGTCGATGATTTGTCGTTAGTGCATATCAAATTTTCAGAACGATTTCGCGAAGCCGTTGAAGCGAAACAGGTTGCAGAACAACAGGCGAAACAAGCGGAATTCGTCGCACTTAGAGCCGTTCGGGAGGCTGAAGCGATCGCGAATCGAGCCAGAGGAGAAGCTACAGCACAACAACTTCTACGCGACAGTTTGACTCCTGAATTGTTACAGCGCCAAGCGATCGACAAGTGGAATGGAAATTTACCCTTTATTGTCGGTGGCGAAGGAACAAAGTTACTAGATTTAAAGCACTTAATTGAAACGAGCCAGCGTGTGAGCCTCTCAACGCCTTAG
- a CDS encoding hypothetical protein (similar to AA sequence:cyanobase_aa:LBDG_13680): MDTAIVAPVFQVLQTAQELDEAVRTYILSDWQGEELLQHWQAIRDASLTLLNSDSDPFKVPGEDSY, from the coding sequence ATGGATACTGCGATCGTTGCTCCAGTGTTTCAAGTGTTACAAACAGCACAAGAACTCGATGAAGCCGTCAGAACCTATATCTTGTCTGATTGGCAAGGCGAAGAACTGCTGCAACACTGGCAAGCAATTCGAGATGCTTCGCTCACTTTACTCAATTCCGACTCCGACCCCTTCAAAGTTCCAGGAGAAGATAGTTACTAA